The sequence GACGAttgcggtcgtcgtcgtcgtcgccgccgccatagtTATTAAGACCAGACCGGTGATCGAACCGTTAAGTCACTTGGGTCACTGGTTTATTGGTCGGACCGGTCAAACTGTTGGTTTAAAGAGGTTCAAATAGGTGTGTGTTATAGTTGTTTCACAACCCATCACATAGCCTGCTGGTAGAGATTCTTGGTGGAAGCATGGAGGTTTTGGGTTCTACAGCTTTTTTTTACCTATTTTCTCTAATTCACGTGACGCATGTACTCTGCAGCGTCGCCACCTCACGTGTGACGCAGTTCGAGCGGTCGATCCACCCCGGTTTTTCTTCGGTTCTGCAGTAAACCGCCCGGTTCAACCGGTTTCTCTCCGGTTTGATTGCGCGCCGATCTTATATCTGAACCAAACCGGCCGGCGCCCTGGTTCCGGTTTTTCCCGGTCGGACCGCTGGTCCGGTCCGGTTCTAACAACTATGGCTGCCGCGGTACCGGGCGGCGCCCTAGTTCCGATTTTTCCTGGTCGGATCGCCGGTCCGGTCCAGTTCTAATAATTATGGCCgccgcggtcagaccgccgccgccgcccacctgcCGTCGCCGCTACGGCCACCGCTGCCACCTCTCCTCTGggaaagggagaagaggggagggaagAAGCCGCCAGAGCCGTGCTCCCGGCCAGCGCgcagcatcgtcgtcgtcgtcgccgcggtcACGGTCGTCGTCATCGCGGTTGCTCTCatgccgccgaccccgtcgtcAGATCTGCCACCGCCTGCCTTCCGTTACCACCGTGGtcgccgccaccccctcccctccggctagatctgggagagggagagggagaggaaggggaggggaggggaggggggagctcGCCACGTCCCGCAACTACGAGCCATCGCCGCAACCGTCGCAGCACCAAGCCAgtgtgggaggaggaggggaggaggaggagctcgtcgcgCCCCCCGACGGCTCCtcccgttgccgtcgccgcacCCCCCGACGACGGCCTCCCGTCGCAGCTACGTGCCCGCCTCCCGTCGCTGTCGCCACCACGCATAGCTGCcggagccgctgccgccacccgAGAACCCCGCAGTCGCCGCCTGAGAGGAGATGTGGATctggaggggaagaggagaggagggtgcttggatttggaggagaggAAGTGGATCTGGATTTGGAGGGGAGAAGTGGAGATATTTTTATTCTGTAGTGGTGGGTGGATAAAGGTATGGGCGCGCGGTGATTTTTTTATGTGCGAATTTTTTTAAGAGCGccagtgaaaatcaattttggcTGGCGGTTGATTAAGTGGGCCGCTAGCAAAAATAATTGTATCTTGCTACCGGACTATTTAACCCAACTGCCAGCAAAAATTATCCATTTTTGCTAGCGGCTCATCTAAGTGACCGCCAGTGAAAATGAACATATCTTCGTTGGCGGCCGGTATAACATGGTGCCCCTCACCCCCTCGTTACGATCATACTGGCGGTTTTGGTATTtttccgccagcgaaaattataCACCAACAccataaaaaattatttttctagtagtgtattTCGCTCATGCTGTGTTtctgatttatctttttttgtgtgtgattgTTTTTTTTGATCAATCTCGTTTTCTTACTCTGCTTGTTTCATCAAAACCACCATCTCTTTTGGATCTTTTCATGGCTTTGACTTGGGCAAATGCAGAACACATGGCCCACACAAAAAAGTCCAAAACGAACAAACAAACTCGGCCCAAATCAATAAATAGCCCAAACAAAATAAGGCCTTATTtagtttagttggggaaaagaaaatttttgggtgtcatatcatacgtttgaccggatgtcggaagaggttttcggacacgaataaaaaaactaatttcataactcgaaGTTTGAATTGTTTTAAACTCagaaatagatttatcttatattttaaagtttttcgTACAAAATACATCATTTCATTTAATAATTTGTATCATGATGCTCACAAAATCAAGTGGATGATGATCAAGCCCGAATCACTCTCATTTCTTTATTCGATGCGCCTTTCGTCACATCTCCGTTCCATGATTGGAACCGAGAAAAGTGGGTAATCACAAATAAAAACAAGCGATGCCAAACAAAAATGTCCGAAACAGCAGCAAAATCACAATGAAATGAAGCACACGGAAGCAGATCCTCTGACATGCAGTTgggtcattgacatgtgggtcccactttgctatggcccacatgtcagtgactgacgacgacgtcgccggccaaCTGCTCGATCCGTGTCATGGAACAATGGTGAGCCCTGTGCCACGGAATTTTTCGCGGAAGATGCCgtccagcctcgccgccgtctccggcgacaTGTGGTTCGCCcagtcgccggcgacgcccttCCTGAAGAAGGCGTCGCGCGGCATGCTCTTGTACGACCCCGCCGTGCCCCGCCGGTTCACCTCCAGCGCCTTCATCCTCTCGAAGCTGCACAACTCCACGACGCTcgccacggcgccggcggcctcctcggcggccgaGAACGGCCGCCCCATGAACCTCGCCATCGCCCTgacgtgctcgccggcggcgccgtcgcggaGCAGGTCCTCGTACCTGAGTAAGAGCACCCGGTCCGGGCGGGAGACGCTCGCCCGCCAGTAGCCGAGGATGTGGTCCCACATCGGGCCGAACGGCACCGTGCCGTCGGCGACGGACTccaccacgccggcgagcgacagGTCGGGCTGGAGGCGCCGCATGAAGTGGTACAGCGACACGACCATGTCCTTGGGGTCCCTGCAGATGTAGACGACCttgcatccgccgccgccgtcgccggcgacgactgACTCCGGGAGAAGCTGGTACGGCGTGTGCGTGTTGATGAGGCGCGGCGAGGGGAGCATGTCGAGCTTGGCCTCGTGGCCGTCGGTGAAGACGTCCTCGACGAACGGGATGACGTCGTGCGGGTTGAGGCGGAGCAGCGGGTGTTCGTCCGCCGGGTAGGCGGCGCGGGTcatggcggcgaaggccagcgCCTTGAGCCACGTGGTACCGCACTTGGGGTAGCTGGCAAGGACCACGTCGTCGGCGCGCGGCGTGAAGCGGCGGCGGAACGCGATGATCCCCGGCGCGTAGTGCTCCGGCAGCCAGAACCCCTCGTAGAGCCGCCCGTCGAGGTACTGCTCCTTCCGCGGCAGCGCCGCGACGAGGTCGCCGAACTCCTCCTTCGGGAGAGGCGAgcgcgcctcggcggcggcgagcgtgccgtcgtcgtcggcgtccttGAAGGGGACAGggcccgtggcggcggcggccatggatgcGAGAAGCAGAGGAGCTCAGTGAGAGTGTGAGACAAGTGGGTGAgtgagcgatcgatcgatcgaaaatgaattttatatagTGGAGATGATAAGGTGGAGTTGTGCCTTTCTTTGACTTGTTGACTGGTCAAATTTGGACTTTACGGTGCGTGCTAAGCTTGGGGTGCCCGCCAAGGAGGGAGAGCAGCGCTCCACGTGACCACGTGGCGTTTTAATGGGCCTTGATCTCGGCCCATTTCAGCAAGCCCAACAGGCCAGTTCCATGCTTCGATCATGCTGGCAtcaagggtctgtttggttggtATCCTGAATACCATGCCTGATATTTATTTTCATGCTTGACAGTTCTCCAATGAGTTCTATTTTTTGTGTGATCATGGTATCCTGAACACTTGAACAGTGAACACCATGCCTGACACTTTTCTTCATGCCTGACAGATGAGCTTTAgttggtgtttggttggagggattaaagtggggctaaacaatttagtccctctcacaaaaatatAAGTTCTTATAGgagggacttatgtttttgagattttagcccctctctcccaaataCCCCCTTATTTTTTGCGCAGCTGGGATATTTGATTGTTCGATTTGCAGCTGCCGCCTGACCATGGTATCCTGAACAGCATACCTGAGATTTTTTTCATGCCTAACAGATGAGTTCTAAGGCGCGTTTGCTTGCTGCCCTCAGATTCGCGCCTGGCTCAGGCGTCGATCTCAGGCGTCCGATTTTGGTCGCCTGCGGTCGGATCGACCTGCCTGAGCAATGGTCTCCAGGCGAGGGcagcaaccaaacagcccccTACTTTTTTGCCTGGTCAGGCAGTCGGGATATTTGATTGTTCGATTTGCAGCTGCCGCCTGAGAAGTATGATTAGGCGGTACATAATTTTTGCTAAGGGCCCGTTTTGATTCATTTGGAATAGCAAATGGCAAATGGTAAAAGTTTTGGTGGGAAAAGATTTGGCAtgtagttggtgtttagatgcatcctaaagttttaccattttagtaccagagagaaagagagagagagagagcacgcgCATGGTCCCAGAGCATTTTTCGCAAAATTTGCTACCCTAGACTAGCAAATGacaaatgccaaattgccaacttttgctactagtgtttagatctaaaatggcaaaaaagtgctccaaaatgataaaacttttgccattttggaggatctaaatAGGCCCTAAGTCAAGTGATAATCGGAATAAGATGCAAAATATTTGTTAGAGTGCGCAACCTGGCTCACTTACTGTGGGTCACCCGAATCACATTGGGCTTGCTCTGCCACAGGCTTGACTGAGGCCACAATTTTAGGTCTTAAGACTATACAATCCAAAAGACTTGTCTAATGGATGAGACTATCTTTTAAGTTGTGCTTCCCCACCATCAATTATCAATGTGGGATTGGCAAGAATGCATTGCCCACCAAAAATCTATCTGCTAACTAGCTTTCCATGTGCAAATGACAAATCTATCACATATCTAAAGAGGGGAAACAATTAGGAGAATGCATCAAATTAAACTCCAACTTCATGTCAAAGGCTGTGTTCGTTGTGGGCAGTTGAGAAACAAATCTCctgcgcacgaaaaacggagtggtctattagcgtgtgattaattaagtattaggtactccctccgtttcataatgtaagtcattctagcattttccatattcatattgatgttaatgaatctagacatatatatctatttagattcattaacaccaatatgaatatgggaaatgctagaatgacttacattgtgaaacggaggaagtatttttttttcgaaaatggatcaatatgatttttttaagcaactttcgtatagaaactttttgcaaaaaaaacacaccgtttagcaatttaaaagtgTGTACGCAGAATATGAGGGAGAAGGGTTGGGAACACCCAGCATCGAAGATAGATGAGACTCCTCTAACGTTATGCAGTTTAAAGttgtgccactgacatgtgggccatactaaagtggggcccacatatcagtggcACAACTGCAGACTATACAAAGTTAGAGGATCTGTTTCCATCGAAGACAATACCTGCTGACCTGTTGCGTGCTTCGTGCGGAAAGGCAGGCCGCGTGACCGGAACTCAGCGAATCAACATCCTAGCTAAGCGTCCGCGGCGTCTTCGCGCGCACAACGCCGAATCTAGCAAGCAGCAGTCGGTGGCTTCGGTGCGATAGCGATGGCCAAATCTAGCGCGGCGACGACACTGCAGTGGAGCTTCAGGAaacgacgacagcggcggatGGGACGTCTGGGCTTCACGCGGCGACGTACGACAGCGGAGGTTTGGGCTTCTCTCGCCATGACGACAATGGCGGCGAAGGTGTGGAGGTGCTATGGGCCTCATGCTGCGCACGGGGGTCCTCGCCGGTGAGTTGTGAtacaaatttatttacacaCATATAAACACCAACTTCGGACGGAGCGAAGCGGAGGCCCGTCGCTAGAGGCTTGGGCTGGAGCGAAGCGATATAGAACGTTATCCTTTTAGGGTTtcacctatatatatacttcctatAAGCCGCTGTTCAGTATTGTAATCTCACCTAATATAGTGAAGATCATTGTTGACTGGCacccgtggtttttttctctcctgttttaggagagttttccacgttaaatctcgtgtcttcgtGATTGATCTATCGTTCTTTATCATTTATCTGCCGATtgttctattgttttttatcgtttatCTGCCGATCGTTTTCTAACACTCGCTCCAATGGGTTATCATTAATTTATGTTGCGCGCGTGTGCGTAGAGCTCAGGCTAATCACTTGCCCGGGTCCGTCAGGCCAAGGCCGAGGAGAAGAGCTCTCAGTATGGCAACCAAACAAGGACTAAGATAAGTCAGGCTAGTTTTAGGTCAGGCAAATTCTTATCAGGGTAATAACCAAACAAGCCGCAAGGCCATTGCTTGGGTTCTCAAATTATTCTGTTCTCGTATCTTCCTcaccatttttttaagaaaaattccCTGCGAATTTCTCTAGTGATGTAAAAACGGAGTCGTCATCCTTCCTGATCCACTTGCGCAAGGAAGCTGACTATACATGCACGGTTACAGACTCTAGTCTATCAATACCGTTACAAATGAAGAAACTGCTGGCCCCCGCATCGCCCGCGTGACAGACTCTGGTCTATCAATACTGTTACAAATGAAGAAACTGTCGGGCGACTCGGGGAGTGGGCGACTCGGGGGAAAACCTAGCGCCCCCACCGCcactttctcctcctctccctcccctcgccgcTGCCAGAGTGTGCTACCGGAGTTCCGTGCAGCCAgccgggatggcggcggcgaggccaagACTCGATGGCGCCCCGTCTCTGCGCGTGGAAGGTGGGCCGGCGCGCGGAGGAGAGTCCGATGACGTGGGGTGGAGGCAGCGGATCCGACGCAGCCGCGGCCGGATCCGGCTTCCTCGTGGGTGGATCCGACGCCTCCACGCCGGATCTGGCTGGAGCGAGCCGCTCCCGTGCGGTGACGatgggaggcggaggtggcggcgtatGGCGACTCGGCGGCTGGCGGCAGCCGGCGCAGGAGGTCGGCGCGCACGGAAGACGCGGTGGTGACTGGCAGCAGAGGTAGCGGTGGCGAAGGCtagcggcggaggccgcggtggcggaggtTACGATGGCGTCCGGCGGCTGGCCTCGTctcccccacccacccaccccctacggccggcggtggaggcttTGGCCTCGACAGCTTGTGCGCCGTAGCTGGTCCCGGCTGGCGGTGCACCGATCCGCGGCTCGTGGTCGGCTCTGTGGTGCCGGCGGCGGGCTGTGGCCTCGACGGCTGCGGTCTTCGGTGCCTGCGACCTTGCCCAGCAACATCTTCCCTCCTTTGTCCTTCCTCCTCTTTGAGGTGCTCTGTAACTGT is a genomic window of Oryza glaberrima chromosome 7, OglaRS2, whole genome shotgun sequence containing:
- the LOC127779996 gene encoding cytosolic sulfotransferase 12-like gives rise to the protein MAAAATGPVPFKDADDDGTLAAAEARSPLPKEEFGDLVAALPRKEQYLDGRLYEGFWLPEHYAPGIIAFRRRFTPRADDVVLASYPKCGTTWLKALAFAAMTRAAYPADEHPLLRLNPHDVIPFVEDVFTDGHEAKLDMLPSPRLINTHTPYQLLPESVVAGDGGGGCKVVYICRDPKDMVVSLYHFMRRLQPDLSLAGVVESVADGTVPFGPMWDHILGYWRASVSRPDRVLLLRYEDLLRDGAAGEHVRAMARFMGRPFSAAEEAAGAVASVVELCSFERMKALEVNRRGTAGSYKSMPRDAFFRKGVAGDWANHMSPETAARLDGIFREKFRGTGLTIVP